One Fusarium falciforme chromosome 1, complete sequence genomic window carries:
- a CDS encoding Deoxyuridine 5'-triphosphate nucleotidohydrolase — translation MTADAASATISSPPAKRVKTAATMEAPPALQIKKLSDKGRLPTRGSAFAAGYDIYAARDTTIPARGKALVDTDISMAVPAGTYGRIAPRSGLASKHFIDTGAGVIDADYRGQVKVLLFNHGESDFEIKEGDRIAQLVLERIYTPEVVEVQELEESVRGAGGFGSTG, via the exons ATGACTGCCGACGCTGCTAGCGCTACCATCTCCTCCCCTCCCGCCAAACGAGTAAAGACCGCCGCTACAATGGAAGCACCTCCCGCTCTgcagatcaagaagctctcgGACAAGGGCCGGCTGCCTACTCGCGGCAGCGCCTTTGCTGCTGGCTACGACATCTACGCTGCGCGCGACACCACGATTCCTGCCCGGGGAAAGGCTCTTGTCGACACCGACATTAGCATGGCTGTGCCCGCTGGCACCT ACGGCCGCATTGCTCCCCGTTCTGGTCTCGCCTCCAAGCACTTCATCGACACGGGCGCTGGCGTCATCGACGCCGACTACAGAGGCCAGGTCAAGgtccttctcttcaaccaCGGCGAGTCCGACTTTgagatcaaggagggcgacCGCATCGCTCAGCTTGTCCTCGAGCGCATCTACACCcccgaggttgtcgaggtccaggagctcgaggagagcg